Proteins encoded by one window of Deltaproteobacteria bacterium:
- a CDS encoding FHA domain-containing protein, with the protein MLAEKQQAQSNTVEFPLNQRLLEDSLKLKEERRILKERLQKIEANRSEVSATVFEKVHGDYLTRLQNVTDQLLAKKQDIDRELGTLYDTRDKIEGNLKNHKHTLEELQFRHKLGEFTKEEFHSKAKIEEDKIARFEQVLAGVQSNIKRYEGLFEGDEDLFGEKSKETGPLSVAEEIDEWEQEEKDFQEPTPIHPEKSSESIGTPQDASWLEATKPNLETHPTLTIIAGHENVGKSFQIQGTLTIGRSHTNQVILKDAKASRQHAEIRLQGNEYVLIDLNSSNGSMVNGHKVTEQILAPDDEIQIGDFVMQFQM; encoded by the coding sequence ATGTTAGCGGAGAAACAGCAGGCCCAGTCCAATACCGTCGAATTTCCCTTAAACCAGCGTTTACTTGAGGATTCCCTCAAATTAAAGGAAGAGCGCCGGATTTTGAAGGAGAGGCTTCAGAAGATAGAAGCCAATCGTTCCGAGGTTTCGGCCACGGTTTTTGAGAAAGTTCACGGAGATTATCTGACGCGGCTTCAAAATGTAACCGACCAGCTTTTAGCCAAAAAACAGGATATCGACCGCGAATTGGGAACTCTCTACGACACTCGCGACAAAATTGAAGGAAATCTAAAAAATCACAAACACACTTTGGAAGAGCTCCAATTTCGCCACAAATTGGGTGAGTTCACAAAAGAAGAATTCCATTCGAAAGCAAAAATAGAAGAAGATAAAATCGCCCGTTTTGAACAGGTTTTGGCGGGAGTTCAATCAAATATCAAACGCTATGAAGGTCTCTTCGAAGGAGACGAAGATCTCTTCGGAGAAAAATCGAAAGAGACCGGACCCTTAAGCGTCGCGGAAGAAATTGACGAATGGGAACAGGAAGAAAAAGATTTTCAGGAACCAACCCCCATCCATCCGGAAAAATCTTCCGAATCCATTGGCACACCGCAAGATGCAAGCTGGCTGGAAGCGACAAAGCCCAATTTGGAAACGCACCCCACCCTCACCATTATCGCGGGACATGAAAATGTCGGAAAAAGTTTTCAGATTCAGGGCACTCTGACCATTGGCAGATCGCATACCAATCAGGTTATTTTAAAAGACGCGAAAGCTTCAAGACAGCACGCCGAGATCCGGCTTCAGGGAAATGAATATGTGTTGATTGACCTAAACAGTTCGAACGGCTCCATGGTCAACGGCCACAAAGTCACCGAACAAATCCTCGCCCCCGACGACGAAATCCAAATCGGCGATTTCGTCATGCAGTTTCAGATGTAA
- a CDS encoding type II toxin-antitoxin system MqsA family antitoxin, whose translation MKCIICKKGETKIGKVTVTMDRAGATFVVRNVPAQVCQNCGEKYVDEKTTAYLLETAEKTARKSTVVDVCKYMVA comes from the coding sequence ATGAAATGCATTATTTGTAAAAAAGGGGAAACAAAAATCGGCAAAGTAACGGTGACCATGGATCGTGCAGGGGCCACCTTTGTCGTGAGGAACGTCCCCGCCCAAGTCTGTCAGAATTGCGGAGAGAAATATGTTGATGAAAAAACGACGGCCTATCTTTTAGAAACCGCGGAAAAAACAGCTCGAAAAAGTACTGTGGTGGATGTTTGTAAATACATGGTAGCGTAG